The genome window TGAAAAAAAGAATCGGTATTATTGCCATCTTAGTAGAAAACAAACAAAGTGTACCTAAAACCAATGCTATTTTAAGCAGCCATGCCGAAATCATTATTGGTAGAATGGGGGTTCCCTACAAAGAAAAACAAGTCAATGTTATTTCAATTATTGTTGACGGAACCACCGATGAAATCGGTGCCCTTTCCGGAAAATTAGGCAATTTACCCGGGGTAACCGCCAAAACAGTTTTAGCATCTCCCCATTAATTATGATTACAAAAAAGTCGGGTGAACAATCACCCGACTAATTAATATCTACTTGCCTACCTTTTAATTTGGTAGGTTCTACTTTGGGAACCTTAATCGAAAGAATACCTTCTTTATATTCAGCTTGTGCTTCATCTGATTTTACTGCTGCGGGAAGTGGAATGGTACGCGAGAAACTGCCGAAAGCCCTTTCTGAGCGGAACATATTTTCATCTTTGTAATGTTCATCTTTTTTGGTTTGACCAGATAAACGTAATGTGTTTTCATCAATGAAAACTTTTAAATCCTTTTTAGAAACACCGGGGATTTCCGCTTTAACAATAATTTCCTCTTCGGTTTGGTAAACATCTACGCGAGGCCCACCTCGACCAAAAACAAAGGGCATATTATCCCAAAAATCACCAATTTCCCTTTTCATATTTCCCCATGGTATCAGCCCCATTTAAACAACCTCCTAAACTAGTTTTCTTTAGGATGTCCCTAAGGGGCTCATTTTATACCCAACCGCGAACTTGCATCGCCTCTACCAATCTAGCAGTAGCTATAGCAAAAGCAGCCAAACGATAATCTGGACAATTATTTTCCTGTTTAAACTTATAAATATCTTCATAGGCTTTATACATTAATTTTTCCAATCTTTCTTCCACTTCTTCGGCAGTCCAATAATAACCCATGCGATTTTGAACCCATTCAAAATAACTAACAGTTACTC of Clostridia bacterium contains these proteins:
- a CDS encoding CopG family transcriptional regulator, which produces MKKRIGIIAILVENKQSVPKTNAILSSHAEIIIGRMGVPYKEKQVNVISIIVDGTTDEIGALSGKLGNLPGVTAKTVLASPH
- a CDS encoding Hsp20/alpha crystallin family protein gives rise to the protein MGLIPWGNMKREIGDFWDNMPFVFGRGGPRVDVYQTEEEIIVKAEIPGVSKKDLKVFIDENTLRLSGQTKKDEHYKDENMFRSERAFGSFSRTIPLPAAVKSDEAQAEYKEGILSIKVPKVEPTKLKGRQVDIN